The following are encoded together in the Kwoniella newhampshirensis strain CBS 13917 chromosome 7, whole genome shotgun sequence genome:
- a CDS encoding lactoylglutathione lyase gives MSSTTSNPATYKFNHTMFRIKDPKVSIPFYEKVLGMEKFRESAGSDFTNYFLAFPAGFGDANLSTEEKTAKMFDREGILELCHNHGTEDDASFKGYASGNEEPGRGFGHIAVTVDDLDAACKRFDDMGVKFKKRPEEGRMRHIAFIYDPDGYWIEILANNRDVPHK, from the exons ATGTCGtccaccacttccaacCCTGCTACCTACAAGTTCAACCATACTATGTTCAGGATCAAGGACCCAAAGGTCTCCATCCCTTTCTACGAGAAAGTCCTCGGtatggag AAATTCAGAGAATCGGCAGGTTCAGATTTCACCAATTATTT CCTCGCGTTCCCTGCCGGTTTCGGCGATGCCAACCTCTCCaccgaggagaagactgCAAAGATGTTCGACCGAGAAGGTATCCTCGAATTGTGTCACAACCACGGTACAG AGGACGACGCCAGCTTCAAGGGCTACGCATCGGGAAACGAGGAGCCAGGACGAGGATTCGGTCATATTGCCGTTAcggtcgatgatctcgatgcGGCTTGTAAGCGATTTGACGACATGGGCGTCAAGTTCAAGAAGAGGCccgaggagggaagaatgaga CACATCGCCTTCATCTACGACCCTGATG GATACTGGATCGAGATCCTCGCTAACAACCGAGATGTCCCACACAAGTAG